The following proteins come from a genomic window of Citrobacter europaeus:
- the birA gene encoding bifunctional biotin--[acetyl-CoA-carboxylase] ligase/biotin operon repressor BirA, giving the protein MKDNTVPLTLISLLADGEFHSGEQLGEKLGMSRAAINKHVQTLRDWGVDVFTVPGKGYSLPEPIQLLDSSRIYSQLDGGNITVLPVIDSTNQYLMDRIGQLQSGDACVAEYQHAGRGRRGRKWFSPFGANLYLSMFWRLEQGPAAAIGLSLVIGIVMAEVLRDLGADKVRVKWPNDLYLLDRKLAGILVELTGKTGDAAQIVIGAGINMSMRRVEENVVNQGWINLQEAGINIDRNTLAARLIRELRAALILFEHEGLAPYLSRWKKLDNFIDRPVKLIIGDKEIFGISRGIDAQGALLLEQNGVIKPWMGGEISLRSAE; this is encoded by the coding sequence ATGAAGGATAATACCGTCCCCCTGACGCTTATTTCATTATTGGCCGATGGCGAATTTCACTCCGGTGAGCAACTCGGCGAAAAGCTGGGAATGAGCCGTGCGGCAATTAATAAACATGTCCAGACGCTACGTGACTGGGGGGTTGATGTCTTTACGGTCCCTGGTAAAGGATACAGCTTACCTGAGCCTATCCAGCTTTTAGATTCATCGCGTATTTATTCTCAACTGGATGGCGGGAATATAACGGTCCTGCCAGTTATCGATTCAACCAATCAGTACCTGATGGACCGAATTGGTCAACTGCAGTCAGGGGATGCCTGCGTCGCTGAGTATCAGCATGCAGGTCGTGGTCGTCGTGGACGTAAATGGTTTTCTCCCTTTGGCGCCAATCTGTACCTTTCAATGTTCTGGCGACTGGAACAAGGACCGGCAGCCGCGATTGGCCTGAGCCTGGTGATTGGTATTGTCATGGCTGAGGTTTTGCGCGATCTGGGTGCGGATAAAGTCCGTGTAAAATGGCCCAACGATCTCTATTTACTCGACCGTAAACTGGCAGGGATTCTGGTTGAACTCACTGGTAAGACAGGCGATGCCGCGCAAATTGTTATTGGCGCGGGTATTAATATGTCTATGCGTCGGGTTGAAGAGAATGTGGTTAATCAAGGCTGGATTAACCTGCAGGAAGCGGGTATTAACATTGACCGCAATACTCTGGCTGCCCGGTTGATCCGCGAGCTGCGCGCTGCCCTGATACTGTTTGAGCATGAGGGCCTGGCGCCGTATCTGTCCCGCTGGAAGAAGCTGGACAACTTTATCGACCGTCCGGTAAAACTCATTATTGGCGATAAAGAAATATTTGGTATATCTCGTGGAATAGATGCGCAAGGCGCATTACTACTTGAACAAAATGGCGTGATAAAACCCTGGATGGGTGGGGAAATATCGCTGAGAAGTGCTGAATAA
- the murB gene encoding UDP-N-acetylmuramate dehydrogenase, protein MNHSLKAWNTFGIDQQANELVCAENEQQLLNAWQSAKASHHPVLILGEGSNVLFLDTFHGTVIVNRIKGIEITEQPDAWHLHVGAGENWHQLVRYTLEHNMPGLENLALIPGCVGSSPIQNIGAYGVELQRVCEYVDCVELSTGKHLRVNAAECRFGYRDSIFKHEYQDRFAIVAVGLRLPKQWQPVLTYGDLTRLDPATVTPQQVFDSVCHMRTTKLPDPKVNGNAGSFFKNPVVTADIAQELLAKFPTAPHYPQADGSVKLAAGWLIDQCQLKGMRIGGAAVHQQQALVLINAEHATSQDVVQLAHHVRQKVGEKFNVWLEPEVRFIGPQGEVNAVEIVA, encoded by the coding sequence ATGAATCACTCCCTTAAAGCCTGGAATACCTTCGGCATCGATCAACAAGCCAACGAACTTGTCTGCGCCGAAAATGAGCAACAATTATTGAATGCCTGGCAATCAGCCAAGGCATCACATCATCCAGTACTGATCCTGGGCGAGGGGAGTAACGTCCTGTTTCTTGATACCTTCCATGGAACGGTGATCGTCAACCGTATCAAGGGGATAGAGATTACTGAACAACCTGATGCGTGGCATTTACACGTAGGCGCGGGTGAAAACTGGCATCAGTTGGTGCGCTATACGTTGGAACACAACATGCCTGGCCTGGAAAATTTGGCGCTTATCCCCGGCTGCGTGGGTTCATCGCCAATCCAGAATATTGGTGCCTATGGCGTAGAGCTGCAGCGCGTCTGTGAATACGTAGACTGCGTAGAGCTTTCGACCGGCAAACATCTGCGCGTTAACGCTGCAGAATGTCGATTTGGTTACCGTGACAGCATCTTCAAGCATGAGTACCAGGATCGTTTCGCTATTGTCGCCGTTGGTCTGCGCTTGCCTAAACAGTGGCAGCCTGTTTTGACTTACGGTGACCTGACGCGTCTGGATCCTGCCACCGTGACACCTCAGCAGGTTTTTGACTCTGTTTGCCATATGCGCACGACAAAGCTGCCCGATCCAAAAGTGAACGGTAATGCAGGAAGCTTCTTTAAAAACCCGGTTGTCACCGCAGATATTGCGCAGGAGCTCCTGGCAAAATTCCCTACAGCGCCTCATTACCCGCAGGCCGATGGTTCTGTGAAACTGGCAGCTGGCTGGCTTATCGATCAGTGCCAGCTAAAAGGTATGCGCATTGGTGGCGCAGCGGTACATCAGCAGCAGGCACTCGTGCTGATCAATGCAGAGCATGCGACGAGTCAGGATGTGGTGCAACTTGCACATCACGTACGCCAAAAAGTCGGTGAGAAATTCAATGTCTGGCTCGAGCCAGAAGTCCGGTTTATTGGTCCGCAGGGTGAAGTGAATGCCGTGGAGATCGTTGCATGA